In Haloarchaeobius salinus, the sequence GACGAGGTCCAGCTGAAGTACCGCCCGCTGCTCGACGAACTCGAGTGACCCACCCGTGAGCGAGTACCCCAACCGGAACGTCCTCTGGGCCGAGACCCTCGTCGACGAGCTCGCAGCCGGCGGGCTCACCGCGGCGTGCATCGCGCCGGGCAGCCGCTCGACCCCGCTCACGGTCGCCTTCGACGCCCACGACGACATCGAGGCGTTCTCGCACCTCGACGAGCGCTCCGCGGCGTTCTTCGCGCTCGGCCGTGGCCGCCGGACCGGCGAGCCGACTGCGCTCGTCTGCACCTCCGGCACCGCGGCGGCGAACTTCCACCCCACCATCGTCGAGGCGAACCAGGCGCGCGTGCCGCTGCTCGCGTTGACCGCCGACCGCCCGCCCGAGCTGCGGGACTCCGGGGCGAACCAGACCATCGACCAGGAGAAGCTGTACGGGAGGGCGGTGCGCTGGTACCGCGACCTGCCCGAGCCGGAGCCGACGCCGCGGAAGCTCCGCCGGCTGCGAACCGACGCCGCCCGTGCCCTCGCCGAGGCGACGGGAAGCGACGCGGGTCCGGTCCACCTCAACTGCCCGTTCCGCAAGCCGCTGGAGCCCACGCCCGTCGCGGGCGACGTGCCCGAGAACTGGCACGAGGGCGACGAACGCGCGGCGCTGGGGCGCGGTGCCGACGGCACGCCCTACGTCCGTCGACACCAGGGCCGCCCCGAACTCGGCGACGGGGAGCTGTGCGACCTCGCCGACGCGGTCGGCGGGGCCGACTCGGGACTCGTCCTCGCCGGCCCCGCCGACCCGGCGACGCTCGCGGACGACGACTGGCCGGCGGCCGTGGCTGCGCTCTCCGCCGCGACGGGCTTCCCCGTCCTCGCGGACCCGCTCTCCAGCGTCCGCTTCGGCGAGCACGTCGGGTACCGCGACGACGCGACGGTCCTCGGCGGCTACGACGGCTACGTCCACGCGCTCGACCTCGACCCCGATTTCGTCCTCCGGTTCGGCGCGTCGGCGACCTCGAAACCCCTCCGGAAGGCGCTCGCGGAGATCGACGCCCCGCAGGTCATCGTCGACCCGATGGGCGAGTGGCGCGACGCCGAGTTCGTCTGCTCGGACCTGGTCGTCGCCGACCCGACCAGGACCGCGCGGGCGCTCGCTGAAGCCGTCGGAGCGTCTACCGACTCCGACTACGCCGACCGCCTCGCCGACGTGGAATCACGCTACTGGGAGCACGTCGAGGAGTTCATCGCCGACGAGACGCCCGAAGGAGCTATCGCTCACCGCGTGCTCGCCGACGCACCGGACCCTGCCACCGTCTTCGTCTCGAACTCGATGGCGGTCCGGGACGCCGACCGCTTCGGCGTCCCGCGGGACGCAGACCTCACCGTCCTCGCCAATCGGGGCGCGAGCGGCATCGACGGCATCCTGTCTACTGGATTCGGTGCGGGCAGCGCCACCGACGACCCGCTCGTCGTGCTGACGGGTGACCTCGCGTACTACCACGACATGAACGGGCTGCTCGCGCTGGCGCGCTGTGGTGTCGACGCGACCGTCGTCTGCGTGAACAACGACGGCGGCGGCATCTTCCACCTGCTCCCCATCGAGGAGTTCGACCCGCCCTTCACCGAGCAGTTCGTCACACCCCACGGGCTGGACTTCGCGCCGACCGGCGACCTCTACGACCTCTCCTTCCAGCGGGTCGGTCCCGACGAGTTCGCCGACACCTATCGGGAATCGCTCGCGATGGACGGCACGCAGGTCATCGAGGTGCCGTTCGACGCCGGCACTAGCCATCGAGTCCGCGAGCGACTCGCGGACTCGGTGGCCGACCTGTTCTGACCCGTCAGCCGACGACGTGCCTGAACGCCATCGCGTACCAGAACGGGACGACGCAGGCCCCGACGAGGAACACGCTCATCGGCGCGAGCAGGTTCACGCCGACGAACGCGAGCACGAGTGGCAGTCCGACGCTCAGCGCGCCGAAGCCCACCACCGCGACGCGGGGGATGGTCAGCAGGTAGCCGAGCAACAGCAGCGTACACGCCCCGATGACGACGTTGACGAACGGGTTCAGCTGTGGCGAGACGGTGACGTACGCGAGGAACGGGTACATCAGGAACGTCAGCGCGGCGAGCACCAGCGACTGCTGGGAGAGGCTGACCGTGACTGGCTCCTGCTCTAACTCCTCCTCGTCCCAGTCGTGGACGGAGAAGCCGTCCCAGTCGTCCTCCTCGTCGGCGGCGACGTGCTCGCCCTGGCCGCGGGTCTTCCGCCGGGCCGCGCCGTCGAACCCCGACTCCCCTGCGGTCGCGCCGCCGTCGGTCGAGGCGGACGTGGTGCCTGTCGACCTGTCGGTACCGCCGACGTAGTAGCTCCGGTTCGTGCGGTTGCCCTCCCCGGCCTCGCGGTCCGACCCGGGGTACTCCTGCCGCCGGTTCCGGTTGCCGTACGTGCCGTCCGCCCAGCCCCGCCGCTCGTCGCCCGTCGCCCGCTCGCGGCCACGCCTGTCGTCGCCCGTCTCATCGTCGCCAGACTCCTCGCGCGCTCGCCCCCACCCGTCCGCGTCGCCGAACATCCGCTGGTAGGAGTCGTGCCCGAGCCGGTCGTAGCGCGCCCGCTCGTCTGGGTCCGAGAGGATCTCCTCGGCCTCGGCGACGCGCTGGAACGCCTCGGCGGCGTCCGCGCTGTCGTTCAGGTCGGGATGGGTCTCCTTGACCCGCTCGCGATAGGCCGCCGTTATCTCGTCCTGCGTGGCGTCGGTATCGACGCCGAGGACGTCGTAGAACGTCTCCGTCATGCGGTCAGGGGGACCCGAAGTTGGTCGACGTTGGGACGGCACGCCCAAAACAGTTCCTGCTATCGATACGTTCTCGCTCGAAACGTGACCAGCGACCGGTTGGTGCCGCAGGACGTCCGGATGTTGTCGGTGTGTGGGGACACGACTGGACCGATACCGCCCGGGAAGCCCCGCCACCCGTGTGAGTCACAGGCTCTACCAACAGCCAGAAAGCCCCGACGGGCGACGCTCCCGGGACCGCACGGGACTCCCGGGTCGTCCCGCCAGGCCCCCGACTCCAGCGTCTCGGGGCTATCTGGCAGTTCGAGGTGGAATCGAGTCCCACGACTGCAGCGCAAAATCCAGACACCGGACACGGAAGCGAATCTATTTCCGGTGGCCGACCCCACCCCCGTGCATGGTTTCGGAACTGTTCGACCCCGCGCGGTGGGAGGCGATCGACCGCGACTACCGCGACATCACCTACCACCGGGCGACGGCGTCCGGGACGGTCCGCATCGCGTTCGACCGGCCGGACGTGCGCAACGCGTTCCGGCCGGGGACGGTCGACGAGCTGTACGACGCGCTGGACCACGCGAAGCGACAGACCGACGTGGGCTGTGTCCTGCTGACGGGGAACGGCCCGTCGTCGAAGGACGGCGGCTGGGCGTTCTGCTCCGGCGGCGACCAGACGGTGCGCGGCGGCGAGGGCTACGAGTACCGCGACGAGGACGCCGACCGGGAGAGCGCGGCGAAAGGCGGGCGGCTGCACATCCTCGAAGTGCAGCGGCTCATCCGGCATATCCCGAAGCCGGTGCTCTGCGTGGTGCCCGGGTGGGCAGTGGGTGGCGGGCACTCGCTGCACGTGGTCTGTGACATGACCATCGCGAGCGAGGAGCACGGGAAGTTCAAGCAGACGGACCCGGACGTGGCGAGCTTCGACGGCGGCTTCGGGTCGGCCTACCTCGCGAAGCAGGTCGGCCAGAAGAAGGCCCGCGAGATCTTCTTCCTCGGGAAGACGTACGACGCACAGGAGGCCGCCGACATGGGGATGGTGAACGAGGTGGTCCCCCACGACGAGCTTGAGGACGTCGCCCTGGAGTGGGCCGCGGAGATGAACTCCAAGTCGCCGACGGCGATGCGGATGCTCAAGTACGCGTTCAACATGACCGACGACGGGCTGGTCGGCCAGCAGACGTTCGCGGGCGAGGCGACCCGGCTCGCGTACATGACCGACGAGGCACAGGAGGGCCGCGACGCGTTCGTCGAGAACCGCGACCCGGACTTCTCGGAGTACGACTGGCACTACTGACGCAGCCGTCCCGGTTCTTCAGACCGAGAACCCGTCGAACGCCCGGCCGGGTGGCCGTGGCTTCGCGTTCAGCTCCCACTCGACCCCGTAGCGGTCCTCGAAGGTGCAGTGGTGGTCGGCGTTGTACTCGACGGACGCGCCCAGTTCTTCGGCCCGTTCCGCGACCAGCTCGAACGTCGCGGGACTGACCGCGAGCGCGACGTGGTCGACGCGGCCGGTCCCCTCGTGCTCGGCCGGGTCGGCCGCGACGGCGAGGAAGAACCCGTCGCGTCCGAGGAACGACATCGAGGGCTCGATGCCCGCCTCGACCGCCTCGGGCCAGGTCAGGTGGTCGGGGACGGTGCCGGGCTCGCCGTCGCGGTACCCCTCGCGGAACTGCACGCCGAGGTCGAACAGGTCGCGGTAGTAGTCCTCGGCGGCGGGGAGGTCGTCGACGAGCAGGACGAGGTGGTGGAGGCCGTCGATTGCCATACGAGATGCTCGGACGGCCGTGGCCCTAACCGTTGCTCCGCGAGAGAAGAATCCGCGCGTCGGCTCAGGACAGCAGCACCGGCAGCCCGATGGTGACGATGACGCCGACGAGCATGACGACCGCGCCGAAGGCGACCTGGCTCGTCTCGAACTCCTGCATCGGGGAGGTGACCCGTCCCGCGTGCTCCTCGTCGGAGTGGTCGCTGCCGTGCCCGTGGTCGTCGTGCGCGTGGTCGTCTGCTGCGTCGTGCTCCGCCTCGACGCTGTCGGTGTCCTCGCTCATGCCCGGGAGTTGTGCGAGGCCCTACCTGAAACTATCGAACCCTTCCGCCGTCGAAACCGTCAAACCCGCCACGCACGAACGCCGAGGTAGGAAATGGGACTCACGAAGCGCATCATCCCCTGCATCGACGTGGACCTGGACGAGGACGGCAACGCCGCCGTCTACACGGGCGTCAACTTCGAGGACCTCGCGTACACGGGTGACCCCGTCGAGATGGCGCGGCTCTACAACGAGTCGGGCGCGGACGAGTTCGTCTTCCTCGACATCACCGCCTCGGCGGACGGCCGGGAGACGATGCTCGACACCGTGAGCGCGGTGGCCGACGAGGTGTTCATCCCGCTGACCGTCGGCGGGGGCATCCGCACGACCGACGACATCAAGGAGACGCTGCGGGCCGGCGCGGACAAGGTGTCCATCAACTCGGGCGCGCTGGCGAACCCCGAGCTCGTGAACGCCGGGGCGCGGGCGTTCGGCAACCAGTGCATCGTCATCAGCGTCGACGCGCGCCGGCGCTACGACGAGCAAGGCGAGCACTACGCGCAGGTCGATGGGGAGTCCTGCTGGTTCGAGTGCACCGTGAAGGGCGGCCGCGAGGGGACGGGACGCGACGTGGTCGAGTGGGCACAGGAGGCCGCAGAACGCGGCGCGGGCGAGCTGTTCGTCAACTCCATCGACTCGGACGGGACGAAGGACGGCTACGACATCCCGTTGACGAAGGCGGTCTGCGACGCCGTCGACACGCCGGTCATCGCCTCCTCGGGCTGTGGCGGCCCGGAGGACATGTACGAGGTGTTCACCGACGCCGGCGCGGACGCCGCGCTCGCGGCCTCCATCTTCCACTTCGACGAGTACTCCATCGCCGAGGTGAAGGAGTACCTCGACGAGCACGACGTCCCGGTGCGACTGTAGCGTGCCGCACTGCGAGCACTGCCACGCCGACCACCGGTGCCCCGAGAACCGCACGCAGTCGCCGATTCGTCCACCGGCAGTTACTTTCCTGCGCGACCGAAGGTACTGGTAGATGGCGTGGGAGTGCGACGACTGTGGCACGCGGTCGACCTCGCCCCCCTGCGACGCGTGCGGGAGCGAGGCCGGCGAGTACACCGGCTTCGTCTGGGTCTGTCCGGAGTGCGGTCGCCAGTCCGCGAAGAACAACCCGCCGTGTCCCCGCTGTGGCGGGATGGACCTCGAGCAGCGCCGCCCCGACTACAGCGATATCGACGACGAGATCTCGGTGCCGGGCTACGCCCAGCTCGCGAAGCCGCTCGTCCCGCTCTTCCTGGTCGTCGCGATAGTCGTCGCGCTGTTCGCGACGGGCGTCGTCCCGCTTCCCGAGGACCTCGACGTGGCGCTGAACGGCCCGCGCGTCGTCGACGCGCCCGGCTCCGCGGACGAGGCCGGCGGGCTGAACCTCTCCGACGTGGAGCGTGGGATGCTGGACCGCGTCGACGAGTACCGCACCGAGCGCGGCGAGTCGGCGCTCGACCGCGACGGGACCCTCGCCGACATGGCGACGTTCGCCAACCAGCGCGAGGTCGCCGGCGACTACGACGGCGGCAGGGTGGTCGGCGGCCTGCGAGACTTCTCGCCGGAGTGCCAGCCGGCGATCTTCCTGCTCGGCTCGACCGACGGCGGCGGCGCGACCATCGACGACTTCGAGAACGAATCCGCCGCCGCGGGGGCACTGTTCGACGTGCTCGTCGCGGACCTCGAGGGCTCCACGACGCTCACCGACGCGACCGACGCCCACGCGGTCGACATCCACGTCGCTCCCGACGGGCGGATCTACGCCGCGTACGCGGTCTGCTGACGCGACGACCCCGAGAACAGTAGAACCTACGCCGCCTGCTCGAACGCGTTCCGGAACGCGCCGGTCTTCTCCTGGACGCGCTGTGCGCCCGCCTGCAGCGCGTCGATGGGGTCGACGCCGTCCTCGGTCTTGACCGTGAGGATGGGCTCTGTCTGTCCACCGGACTGCTCGGGGTTCACGTCGTAGGTCGCGGCGGCGACGCCCTCCGTCTCCAGCAGCGCGCCCTTGAGGACGTTCATGAACGTGTGGTCCTCGCCTGCGATCTCGACGCGGAGTTCCTGCTCGAGGTTCTCCGTGACGGTGAGTTCCATGTGCCTTCGTGGTCGTCCGGCGCGTTTACAGGTTTCGGAACCGAGCGCAGCAGAATCTGTTTCTGGTGGTGTTCTCGGGGGCAGCGTGAACTGGGACCCTACTGTAAACAGCCAGAAAGCCCCTGCTCGCTCGACTCCCGCGACTCGCTGCGGTCCTCACTCCGTTGCGGTTCTTGCTTCGTCGGGGTTCGTCGAGCGAGCCGCCCCTTTCAGTCCCACCCACCGCGACCACACCGCACCTCAGACCTCCCCAACCGATTCGCTCAGTCGCTAGCGCTCCATCGCTCATCCCTCGCGCGAACGTCAGCGAGCGGCCTCGCGTTGCTCGGCACGCTCGCCAGCCGCGCGCCTGCCGGCTGGTCGGATATCGAGAACGAGAGAACTATCGGACTCAGAAACCGAGAACGAGTCGGCTCACCACGTCCCGTGGAACGTGTCGAACTCCAGCGCGTCCAGCGGTTCCTCGCCGATGGCGATGCGGTACTCCTGCGGCGTGAGCATCGGCTTGTGGAACTGCGGGCCGTCGTCGGTGGTGATGCGCGGACAGCCGGTGTTGACGAAGGCGTCCATGTCGAAGTTCCGGAGGCGGTCCGGGGTGACCTCGTCCATGGTGATGAGGTAGGCGTCGTCGTTGTTGTCGACGATCTCCTCGGCCTGGTCCCAGCGGCCCTGGCCGATCTTCGTACAGAAGATGACGCCGAACTTCTCGGCGTCCATGGCGCGGTGGACGGCACCGTAACGCTGCTTCATGAACTTCTCCGTGTCCGCGACGGTGAGCACGTTGTTGACGGGGTCGGCGATGACGACCTTCTTGTCGGGGTGCTCCATCGCCAGCCCGAGGGGGTGGAACTTGCCGCCGCCGACGTAGAGGATCTGGTCGGCGTCGATGTCCGCGGAGGCGTAGTTGCAGCCGAGCACCTGTCCCTCGTGGGTGAGCCGGTCGTCGCCCTTGCGCGTGTGGACGGTGTAGCCGGCGTCCTCCAGGTGCTCGCGCATCTCCTCGAAGCGGTTCATGTGCTGGGCGGTGGTGACGAGACCCACGTCGTCGCCCTCGAGCTCCTCGTCGATGGCGCGGTCGACGCTGGGGAGCACTTCGACGTTGGAGAACAGCGGGACGTAGATGATCTTCTCGGACTCCTTCATCGGGGAGTGGCCGAAGTGGACGAACACGTCGGTGCGGCGCATCAGGTAGGTGTCGAGGTCGCACGCGCCGTAGCAGGGCTGTCCGGAGATGAGGACGGTGACGTCGTCGGGGAGGATCTCGCGGAGGTCGTCGGCGACCCGCGGGCCGCGACGTTTCAGTCCCTCGGGGAACTGGAGGCCGACCTTGTCGGCGTCGCGTTCCTCGACCGCGTCGACGATGCGGTCGAGCTCGTAGTCCCACTCGCGGTCGTGCTTGAGGGACATGCCCGTGTTCCGGAGGTCGCCCTCGGAGTACGATTCCTGGCTCATTGGACCGGATTAGCCGGCACGGACGGTTAACTTCGACGGTTCGGAACGGTCACGAGAACCGGCGAGATACCGTCAGGAGACGTCGACGAGGCGGAACGCCGCCTCGAAGTCGGTCGTGTCGAAGCTGCCCTGGAGGGTGCGGGTCTCGTCGCGGAGCTGTGCGAGTCGGCTGTGGTCGGTGGTCGTCGCGCGCCGTGCCGCGGCGACGAACGCGTCGAGCCGTTCGAAGTAGACCGCACGCGTCGCGAGGTGGTCCACCGTCGCGCGCAGGTCGTCCGGGGCGACCGGGGCCCCGAGGTGTGCGTCGTGAGGGGCCGTAGGCGGGCGTTCGCCGCCGAGGGAGACCAGCGCACAGCCCGGCGCGCGCTCTGTGAGTGTCTCGAGGAGCGCCCGGTGCGAGCGGCTCCGGACCCGGCCGGCGACAGCGGCGACGGACGCCCGCTTGGCCGTCGCGAGCACCTCGTCCAGGACGCCGGTGGCGACCACGTCGTACGGGCCGCCGTCGAGCGCCGCCCGGTAGCGTTCGCGCGTCAGTTCCTCCTCGGCGGCGACCAGTACCGTCGGGCTCCGGCGTGACATCGTAGCTTGCACTCCGGACCGTGCATACATCAAGTGCTCATTCCGTTCAACGTTCGTTCAGACCGTTTAACGTGCCGTTAGCGCGGTCGAGACGCGAAGGACCGTGAGAACGTCGATGCTCCGGCAGGTTGAAACACGTCCACTCCCAATCGGTGCGCATGAGCATCGAGACGAGTGGTGAGAGCACCGAGGCGTCGGACTCCGTCGAGCAGCGAGCGCGCGAACTCGGCCGTGCGCTCCGTGACCTGCCGGAGTACGAGCGCTTCGACGAGGCCCAGGCCGCCGTCGAGGCCAGCGAGGAGGCACAGGCGAAGATCGAGGAGTTCGAGCAGGTGCGCCAGGAGTTCATGCTCGCGCGCCAGACCGGTCAGGCGTCCCAGGAGGACCTCGAGGAGCTCCAGGACACCCAGGAGGAGCTCCACGACATCCCCGTGATGGCGGAGTACCTCGAGGCCCAGAACGAGCTCGACGCCCGGCTGGAGCGCGTCAACAGCACCATCTCCGCCGAGCTCGGCCTGGACTTCGCCGACGAGGCGAGTGGCTGCTGTAACGACTAGTCGAGGCTGTTCTTCGCCGGTGCGTGATCTCGGTCGGACGAGTAGTGGCCGGAAGAGACACGCTTTTGGTCGCAGCGCAACCCGGTTCCGGTATGTTCGTCCTCGTCAACCTGAAGGCGTACCCGTGTGACCCCGTCGAGGTCGCGACCGCGGCGGCGAACGCGGCCGACGACAGCGGCGTCCGCATCGGCGTCGCACCGCAGGCGACCCATCTCGAGGCGGTGGCGGAGACCGGTGTCGAGACCTGGGGCCAGCACGTCGACCCCGTCGAACCCGGGAGTCGGACCGGCCACACGCTCGCCGAGACCGTCGCCGACGCCGGCGCGACGGGCACGCTCGTCAACCACTCGGAGTACCGCGTGAAGCTCGCGGACCTCGACGGCGCTGTTCGGGCGGCCGAGCGCGCCGGGCTGGAGACGGTCGTCTGTGCGAACAACCCGGCGCAGGTCGGCGCGGCGGCCGCGCTCGGTCCCGACGCCGTGGCGGTCGAGCCGCCGGAGCTCATCGGTACCGGCACGCCCGTCAGCCAGGCCGACCCCGACATCGTCGAGGACGCGGTCGCGGCCGCGGCGGCGGTCGACCCCGACGTCGACGTGTTCTGCGGGGCCGGTATCTCGACGGGCGAGGACCTCGCCGCGGCGGCGGACCTCGGCGCGTCCGGCGTCCTGCTGGCTTCGGGCGTCGCGAAGGCCGACGACCCGCGGGCCGCGCTCGACGACCTCGTCGAACCGCTCTGAACTCGCAACCACATTCCGGTTGTACGTGACAACGATGAAAATAATTAAGTCAGTAGCTGTTGGAATAAAGCCCGATGGGTGCGAGAGAACGGGTGACGAAGTTCGCGTCGGTGAACGTCGACGCGGCGGCCCGCGCAATCGCCGAGGTGGGAGGTATCGGACGCCGGCAGGAGCCAGCGCTGTCGCCCGACGTCTGCCGGAACTGCGGTGACGACGGTGCCAGCGAACGAGCCATCGTCCCGGAGTGTGACCACGAGTGGAACGCCATCGCTCTCTGTCCGGACTGTGCCGCCGACCGGACCGAGGGCGGTTCGCGGGCGGACTGCGGCGGGCTCCCGGTCGACCGCGACCGCGTGATCGACCGCGACGACGGTCGCTGCCGGGGGTGTGGGGTGCGCGAGGCGCTCGTCGTCGGCGACGTGCTCCACCTGCACGCGGTCGTCCCCGTCGCAACGGGCGGGCACCGACACGTCCACAACGTGGTCGCGCTCTGTCCGATCTGTCACGAACGCGTCCACGACCGTGGGTAAGGATTTAGTAGCCGACCAGCGAGGTACCGCCATGGCCGAAGAGCAGGTGTTCGTCTCCCACGCGCCGTCGGATATCGACCTCGTCCAGGAGCTGTTCTCGACGGTCCAGAACCTGTACCTCGACGTCCACATCGCGCTGGAGGAGATCGAGCCCGGTCGGAGCCGGCAGGACCTCGAGGGCAGGCTCGCCAACAGCGACCTGCTCGTCGCGGTCCTCAGCGACGAGGGCGCGACGAACGGCTGGGTGAACCAGGAGATCGGCTACGCGGTCGCCAAGGGGATTCCTATCCTGCCGCTGTACACCGAGGGTGTCGAGCCCGACGGCTACCTCCAGCGTCACGAGCGAGTCGAGCTCGACCCCGACGAGATGGACGTGTCGGTGTTCAACCTGCTCTGTCGACTGCGGTCGGAGCTCGCTCCGCTGGGTACCCTCTCGACGCCGAACTGGTTCGTCCGCTTCCCGTGTAACTTCGAGAGCTGCGGTACGGCGGTGACCCTCGACATCGGGGAGACCCAGAAGAAGCTCTGGCAGATGTACGACCACAATCAGGCGCTGGTGGCGACCTGCGAGGAGTGCGACGCGGGGTACTTCTTCAACCCGGCGACGCTCGGCTACGTGCGCCGCGAGGACCCGGTCTAGAACTCGTCCTGCAGGCGGTCGTAGGCGGCCTGCACCCGCTTGAACTCGGCTCGCGAGCCGTCGGCCCGGTCGGGGTGGGCCTGTTTGACCCGGCTGATGTACGCGTCGCGGAGGTCGTCGGCGTCCTCGAAGCCCGACGCACCGAGCACCTCGTAGGCCTCGGCCCGGCGCATCCGGACGTCCTTGACGATGCCGTCGTCGCGGGCCTGCTCCATGCAGTCCGGACAGAACTTCTCCGTGCGGTCGTCGACCGTGACGACGCGGTAGAGCTCGATGGAGTACCAGTCGTTGCACTGCTGGCAGAGGTTGCGCTGGCGGCTCGCCTTCGAGGGTTCCTTGGACTCGAGTTCGGCCGCCGTCTCCGCCTCGTTCTCCTCCTGACGGCGGGCGTCGGAGCCGTCGCCGCTCGACGGAGCGTGTTCGGCACACGAGGCACAGCAGAGTACGCTCGTCCCGTCGGAGAGGATGACCTCCTCGAGCTCGGAGACGAGGTGCTCCTCGGTGCAGCCGTCGCACTCGCGGCGTCGCTGGTCGATGTCGGAGCCGTTGTCGCCGACCGTCTCCGCGTACTCGCGGCACTCGGGGCAGCAGACGGCCCGCGACCCACCCGGCATCGTGACCGCATGGAGGTTGTCGAGGGAGAACTCGCGGTCACAGCCTTCACAGGCGTGTCGTTCGACCACAGCCATCGAATGGGTCAAACGGATTCATCCTATATTAGTGTTCAGCCTTCGTGGAAGGAAACCGGCCGGTGTCCCGTCGGTGAGGTGGCCCGTCGTGGGGGAACTGACAGTGAACGCAAATGTGAGCGCGGGCGAACTGGGGAGGTGTCGACCGCCGACCCGAGAGCGAGGCAACGACAGTAGCTATTTCTTCCGTGCGATAGAAGTCGGAGCTATGACAGCCACGGATTCGACGGACGGAGGGGGCTCGGAGTTCGACTGGCTGAGCCTCGACGAGGACGAGGAGATCATCTGGTCGGGCAACCCGCATCCGATGAGCATCGTCCCCGCGCTCATCTTCGGGGTGCCACTCATCATCCTGCTCGTCGGTATCGCCATCATCGTCGCCGCGTACCTGTGGCGCGAGAACACCGAGTACGTCGTCACGACCGACGGCCTCTACACGAAGTCCGGCGTGTTCTCGCGGAACGTCCAGCGCGTCGACTTCGACAAGGTCCAGAACATCTCGTTCAGCCAGGGCGTCGTCGGGAACTACTTCGGCTACGGCAACGTCGACATCTCGACCGCGGGCGGCTCCGGCGTCGAGATGCAGTTCCAGTCCGTCGCAGACCCGAAGTCGGTCCAGGAGCGCATCAACCGGCTCATCAAGGAGAACCGGCGTGGCAGCGACCGCCCCGAGGACGAACCCGAGAAGGGCCAGGTGCTGGACGAGATCCTCACCGAGCTGCGGGCGATGCGCGAGACGTTCGAGCGCATCGAGGGACACGATGGCGGCGGCGAGACCCCCGACGGCGCTGGCCAGCCTCGGCAGGGCACGTCCCGGGGGACGGCGGCCGACGGTCCGGGTGACGACCCGGACGGACGATGAGCCGCGACTGGCTCACGCTGGAGGACGACGAGGCGGTGCTCTGGGAGGCCTCGCCCCGGATCCAGAGCATCATCCCGGCGCTGTTCGTCGGGCTGGTGATCGTCGTCGTTCCGGCAGGGATGGCCCTGCTCGCGCCGGACACGTTCCCGGTACCGGTGTGGCCGGTCGCCCTGCTCGGCGTCGTCCCGCCGGTGCTCGCGTACGTCTGGATCAGCAACGTCGAGTTCGTCGTGACGAATCGCCGTTGTTACCGAAAGCAGGGTGTGCTCTCGCGGGACGTGCTCGCCGTCGGCTTCGAGAGCGTCCAGAACAGCTCGTACGAGCAGGGCGTGTTCGGGACCCTGTTCGGCCACGGCACGGTCTCCGTCGACACGGCGGGCGGGATGGGGACCGAGCTCCGGTTCTGGAACATCGAGGACCCGCGCTCCGTCCAGAACCTCGTGCTCGACCAGCGCGAGGCGTTCGACGGGGACGACGACGAGCTGCCGGGCACGGTCGAGCAGTGGCAGGCGGTGCTCGCGGAGGTACGACGGCTGAGACGGGCGGCAGAACGGTACGAACGGTCGTCCCGCTAGAACCGCATCGGGACGTGACAGATGGGATCTGCGGGCCGCCCGAGAGACGACTGGATGGTGTGGATGGGGTCGGGTGGCCCGCAGTGTCGAGATGGCG encodes:
- the hisF gene encoding imidazole glycerol phosphate synthase subunit HisF, whose protein sequence is MGLTKRIIPCIDVDLDEDGNAAVYTGVNFEDLAYTGDPVEMARLYNESGADEFVFLDITASADGRETMLDTVSAVADEVFIPLTVGGGIRTTDDIKETLRAGADKVSINSGALANPELVNAGARAFGNQCIVISVDARRRYDEQGEHYAQVDGESCWFECTVKGGREGTGRDVVEWAQEAAERGAGELFVNSIDSDGTKDGYDIPLTKAVCDAVDTPVIASSGCGGPEDMYEVFTDAGADAALAASIFHFDEYSIAEVKEYLDEHDVPVRL
- a CDS encoding VOC family protein, translating into MAIDGLHHLVLLVDDLPAAEDYYRDLFDLGVQFREGYRDGEPGTVPDHLTWPEAVEAGIEPSMSFLGRDGFFLAVAADPAEHEGTGRVDHVALAVSPATFELVAERAEELGASVEYNADHHCTFEDRYGVEWELNAKPRPPGRAFDGFSV
- a CDS encoding DNA-directed RNA polymerase subunit L yields the protein MELTVTENLEQELRVEIAGEDHTFMNVLKGALLETEGVAAATYDVNPEQSGGQTEPILTVKTEDGVDPIDALQAGAQRVQEKTGAFRNAFEQAA
- a CDS encoding 1,4-dihydroxy-2-naphthoyl-CoA synthase codes for the protein MVSELFDPARWEAIDRDYRDITYHRATASGTVRIAFDRPDVRNAFRPGTVDELYDALDHAKRQTDVGCVLLTGNGPSSKDGGWAFCSGGDQTVRGGEGYEYRDEDADRESAAKGGRLHILEVQRLIRHIPKPVLCVVPGWAVGGGHSLHVVCDMTIASEEHGKFKQTDPDVASFDGGFGSAYLAKQVGQKKAREIFFLGKTYDAQEAADMGMVNEVVPHDELEDVALEWAAEMNSKSPTAMRMLKYAFNMTDDGLVGQQTFAGEATRLAYMTDEAQEGRDAFVENRDPDFSEYDWHY
- a CDS encoding DnaJ domain-containing protein is translated as MTETFYDVLGVDTDATQDEITAAYRERVKETHPDLNDSADAAEAFQRVAEAEEILSDPDERARYDRLGHDSYQRMFGDADGWGRAREESGDDETGDDRRGRERATGDERRGWADGTYGNRNRRQEYPGSDREAGEGNRTNRSYYVGGTDRSTGTTSASTDGGATAGESGFDGAARRKTRGQGEHVAADEEDDWDGFSVHDWDEEELEQEPVTVSLSQQSLVLAALTFLMYPFLAYVTVSPQLNPFVNVVIGACTLLLLGYLLTIPRVAVVGFGALSVGLPLVLAFVGVNLLAPMSVFLVGACVVPFWYAMAFRHVVG
- a CDS encoding DUF7550 family protein, coding for MSEDTDSVEAEHDAADDHAHDDHGHGSDHSDEEHAGRVTSPMQEFETSQVAFGAVVMLVGVIVTIGLPVLLS
- the menD gene encoding 2-succinyl-5-enolpyruvyl-6-hydroxy-3-cyclohexene-1-carboxylic-acid synthase; translation: MSEYPNRNVLWAETLVDELAAGGLTAACIAPGSRSTPLTVAFDAHDDIEAFSHLDERSAAFFALGRGRRTGEPTALVCTSGTAAANFHPTIVEANQARVPLLALTADRPPELRDSGANQTIDQEKLYGRAVRWYRDLPEPEPTPRKLRRLRTDAARALAEATGSDAGPVHLNCPFRKPLEPTPVAGDVPENWHEGDERAALGRGADGTPYVRRHQGRPELGDGELCDLADAVGGADSGLVLAGPADPATLADDDWPAAVAALSAATGFPVLADPLSSVRFGEHVGYRDDATVLGGYDGYVHALDLDPDFVLRFGASATSKPLRKALAEIDAPQVIVDPMGEWRDAEFVCSDLVVADPTRTARALAEAVGASTDSDYADRLADVESRYWEHVEEFIADETPEGAIAHRVLADAPDPATVFVSNSMAVRDADRFGVPRDADLTVLANRGASGIDGILSTGFGAGSATDDPLVVLTGDLAYYHDMNGLLALARCGVDATVVCVNNDGGGIFHLLPIEEFDPPFTEQFVTPHGLDFAPTGDLYDLSFQRVGPDEFADTYRESLAMDGTQVIEVPFDAGTSHRVRERLADSVADLF